DNA from Hippoglossus hippoglossus isolate fHipHip1 chromosome 1, fHipHip1.pri, whole genome shotgun sequence:
attttttaataggTGTTATTGCACTGCATATTGCAATTTTGTGTCACACATGTGAATTACAAAGCTGGAGGACACAAGTTCACCACTACAAAGGACTTAaccccacatttaaaaaaatcatgttaGCACTCAGAAATTGTGCCTCattgtctctctcctcttgctTTTGATTTAGAGTCCTATGGTGTCCATGACCATGAGAGTTTAGCCCACGGTCGCCAGCTGAAGATCTACCTGTCAAAGAGTTGTGAGAAGCTGGAGTTCACCCCAGCAGATGGTCCCAGCAGGACTTTGGTCTACTGGGAGAAAAGCAGATCCAGGTCAGAGCCAGTCAGGGACACCTGATACTTATGGACAGAATGGAGTGACACTGAGTCATTTCCATTGTTGTAACTTATGTATTTACATGTGGCTGTTGATGTCCTCACAGGACGACCAAAGGCAAGGTGTCTGGCACAGGGACTGATCGACGCTGGTACCTTGACAAGGTAACAGAagatcatttgttttatttctctgggAATACAACTGATTCTTAAATCAGGCAGAGTTATTTTTTCACAAGTTGTCAAAAACAAGACACTTAGAGTGTAGCCTGAGATGTTTGATGCTCACAATGTATTTACATGGTCTGTATGGTTTTATCAGGTGACTTATGACGACCAGGGGACATTCGTCCAGAGAGATTTTTGGCATAAAGAGATCTCCATTTTCAGAGTGGCCGTCACAAGTAAGTTACCCAAGCATTATATTATCCATGAATGCTAATAACCATTTGTTCTTTAAGaactttaaagtatttaaagcCAGTGTAAAAGTTTTACTGGACACCAGCTAAAAGTCACAGTGGTAGATGTAGAAAAACAGTAGCACAAGAGGAGTCAGCCACCATGAGCTACTGgtcatttcagacatttaataATAACTAGTACAGTGTCTGTACTAAACCTGCTTGTTTGAAATGGGCTGgttctgctgctttctttctgaaactgtaaaagtgacctgcagtaattgagccgtgacataaaaacctgctgctggaccACCTACACCACCAACAATGGTGTGTCTGTGGTAAAATAATTACTTTTTACACTTATTTGAGTGAAGTGACTCTTTATTCCATCCAGGATATAATTTGTGTTAACCAGACTCCTCCATGCCTCCTTAAATGTCTGTCTGATGTCAAACATGATCTCAGGTGgttgtggctcagggggtagagctAGTTGTTCACTTTTCTGATCGagttcaatccccagctcctccactccaagacactgaaccctaaattgccccttATTGcccactgtatgaatgtgtgtgtgaatgggtgaatgataCTTGTAGTGTAAtttgctttgagtggttgttaaGGGGAGAAAAGTGTACAAATCCATTTATCATTTTCATCCCTTATTCCAAATTGATATTCACTCACTCATTGTCCGCTAATATCAGACTACAGTTTGTTATACTTCAGCCTTATGCTTaaactttttaattgttttcctcATCAATCTACACTCAATACCCCATAATGATAAAGCAAAAACGGAattagatattttaaaatttgtattcaACAGAAAAACTGTCACTTTGACAGTATTATTCTGGTTCTTTTCTCCGTTTTTTTGTTGTAGCACCTCTGGGTATATTTACAGCCTTCGTGGATATAAAAAAAGCTTTAGACACCTGGATTTAGGGATTTCTGCCATTCTCCTCTCAAGCTCAGCTCTGTCAGGtgtgaaggggactgttggtggGCAGCTGTTTTCAGGTCTCCCCAGAGATGTTCAGTTTGGTTCAAGCTGGGGCTGTTGCTGGGCCATGCAAGTACATTCACAGAGTTTTGCCTAAGCCACTCTTGTATCATCTTGGCTGTTTGTAGGGTCATTGTCAGTCAGAAGGTGAATCTCCGATTAAGAAGAGTGCCTCAGTGATGATGGTTCTTCTGGAAGTTTCTTCCCTCTCCACACACAATCTCTGGAGCTCAGCCACTGGACTGACAGTGACTACAGGCTTCTTGGTCTCCTTCGTTACTAAGGCCCTTCTCCTCATATTGCGCAGTTTGACAGTCAGCTCTAAGAAGAGTCCTGGGCCCTTACTTATCCAACAGTACATATTCATACCAAAAGTGAAAATGCAAACAATAGCCAAAAATGACATACGCCAAAAgataatcatatttatatagCTGTGTTCATGCAatgttccctttataaatcagtccacctggaaacgtgcGTACAAGGATCTGCCTCATGTCCCGCCCTCTACatgcccacattcaaccataaatggtgaatgcaaagcacctcatgaatgtCTAATGATCCTGCTGATCAATGGTTTCTTATGAATCATGTGATCAAGCGAGAAGAAGCGCAACTGTTCTTTCTCTGACATTGAGGAGCTTTACTCTAAGTTTTATATCTTTGATCATTGAACgttcttatggaacagttaTACTGCGGAAGTACAAATAACACTGCTGGTTTTAATGTTCATTATAAAGTGAATCAATAAACTGGCTTCaattcaccacctcacgtctgcattGCCACTCtcccgtctccaaaatgttcgtacACATGGGTCAGAGTTAAACTACAAGCGTGAACATTCTTCTAtaagtgtttctttttatagCGCTCAGCTTTTGCGTGTGAAGTGGCGTTAGTATCTTTCAGATCtcattttgtctgtgtgcaACAGTTATAAATGAGTCCCAGTTTCGAAAttctacattttctttaaatttgtctCAGGCTAAAAGCAGAAttacaaattacacaaaaagaaTCTTCCCTTTactttcctctctgtcactTTATTCTTCTCCTCTCTATTCTAGAAAGACAAAACTATTTGAAGTGTGTAGCGGGAGAGAGTCTCTACATCTCACTGGAGGGCATCGACTTGGCCGATGCTGATCTCGCCTTCTCTGGAGAGGATGCTAACATTACACTGgtaagatggatggatgagcaGAGGGATGGGATGTGGGGATGGGTTTTTAAAGGTGAAGAAATAGGGGGTTGCACTTGTCTCTATATTCCATATGTACTggaaatattcatatttagGTATTTGCACAGAGCTGAAGTGTTGAATGGGATAGTCCTGCAGACTCTTTTGCAGGAAGTGGATTGTATTTCTTCACTAAAGTAATTTAGTGCCAAactcaaatgaaaaatggaataaatgaaGAGGATGAGTCATCCATTGTGAGGTTTGTTAACTGACCCCAAggaacaatattaataattcatacAGGAGTGGAGGTGGCACTTTTGgattatatttatgtttgtgtcattttgttaGTGCAAAACTGGAGCTGGTGATCTTGAGTGATGCTCCGACTGATGTTTGTCTCCCTCAGGTGCGTGATGGTGCTCCGGTGTCCCGTGACCTTCCAGATTACTGGGACCGGGTTCAGACCCACTCCATGAACATCGAGATCAAACATGTGAACTACAGTGATCAGGGACATTACTCTCTGAGAGACCGCAAAAGCCGACTGGTGTCTGTTACCAGGATGGACTTGACAGGTGGGCCCCCTCACTGGTCTGCAGTCAGTGAATTTGACCATGAGCGGGAAGAAAATTATAAGCACACAGAATACGACCAACCAGGCTTTAAGAACTGCCTTccaatgtatttttaaaaacgGCTCTTTTTCATCCATAATTCTTATTGCAGCAGCTCAGACCTGCCGCTATAGGAAAGTAACGGGCATCAGATCAAactattcattatttattaacattgtttaaaaaaattcagTCACAGACAGTTGAATTAGTTGCATCGGGTTCCTTGATAGTTTGTCAATGTGTCATTTTCCGCTGTTCATATTCACTGAACATCTGTTCCTGGGATTATTAGACTGACATTTCAGATAATGATGCAAAAAAGGAACactgcattaaaaacacaacaagccaACAGTCCTGGATCAATATCTGCAGCCACATCAAATTTCATGTTTCAGCATAAAGATACACATGTTGATATGTCAGTGCTGTCTCCATAGACATAATGTAGGAGTGAGTACAATCTGTGGCTGTGGCTAAGGAGGACTACTATCGCTGTCCAGATCAGTGGGTCAGACAGAGAGGTATTTTGTGCAGTCAGCTCGAGGCTACCTGTGACTTTAACTTGAGTCAAAACCTGGAAGTAGATCTGAGTTGAGTTTAGTCGTTTTGCAAGATAAGAGCAGCACTGCTATTTTGCTAAAGGTTAAGGTCTAAAATGGCAGGGTGGTAAAGTGGATGAGTTGGATGGAAGGTGAGGTCACAATGCTGTTGATGCAGTAGAAAAGGGGGGTGGctagagagagaaggaagagagtCAGTAATGATGTTATAATGATGTTATACATTCATTGACAACTGTGTGAGATGGTGCAGAAAAATTGCAGGAAGACCATAACTGCTTGGGCCTGGGAGGACAGAGTTTTTACTGATTCTCTcctggggaggggagggggagtcAATGATGAGGCAGTTGTAAGTTTTAGTTAGGGTGAGTGGCAGCAGATATTggaagtttatttatataacaataacaaaatgcCATTGAAACCCCCAATAATGGCAACGTAAGCTGGACACTGGTGTTTGGGGATGCTTCTGGTAGAAATAGAAACAGGGGGAGCTTGCTAAAATGAGTGGATACAACTAGAACCTGTTGTCAATATTGAAAACAGCAGCATGTTATCAAAATGCAATGAGAATAGTGGTGCGACAAGCAGACCAGTTTCTGATGAGTGAACTGAAACATAGAAAGTCCCCTATGCTGCTTTTCACTGTGATGATGCCACATAATCACACGTGACAGAAgctttattacctccaccaaggaggtgaTGCTTTTAATTTGCTCCTCACTTCCTTCACAGCATCATTAAAGATATGAGACAAACAACCTGCTCCTTTTCCACTGCAGACCGCCATGAGCACACAGAAGGAAACCCCCTTATGGCTCTGCTGTTACTGCTCGGTATCCCGGCTGggatttgctgctgctgtcgtaAGAAGATTTTCAAGAAGAAAGGCTCGAATGCTGGGACTCTTCAGGTACTAACAGTCGACTCAGACAAGTAGGTCTCTGTCTGGAGTAACAGCGTTTTGCAGGTTTTATGCACTTTCAGTCAATGTATAAAGTCAATCCCTGGGGCAATTTAAATGTGACAGAACAGGATTTTGTAGGGATACTAGTTTGACCTGAAATTAGAATGCTCATTTAGCATTTCATAAGCTGCCATCTGCCTGAATTTACCATCAATCATTTTATTATCATGACTTTCTGCTGTGTTGCCTTGTGGGGATTGACGAGgtcagagataaaaaaaacaacagacattaAAGCTGAATTCTCAGCAAAGTGAAATTTCAGTCCGTATAAATATCTTCTCTGGTTTGGTCAGTGTCTGTGAGTTAAACtattgattttttccccccaaaaaaatattgGTATTAACTATCAAATAgtaatcaaatcaaacaaagcacaaaatcaaagtaaaattaTGTGTCAGTCGTGTCATTGTCTTTCACTGTGAAAGTCAGGATGTAAAGAGCTGTAAACATTTAGACtttagatttatatatatatgcaatatatatatttgtaatttatttaagaTGTATGAGACTGTGCGCAATAATATTAAACACGTCCACTACTTCatatgtgaggatttgctgtgtcaaccaaatatatttgggttttctACTCTTGGTTGAAGgcttttttacactttaaagaCAAGAGAGTAATTTTATTGGATAATCGAAAGACaatcaattattatttattgtaattattagTCTTAGTCCTGACACAATCAGTTGCGTCATTGTCCGTGTCTCCTTTTTTCCAGATGACCCCAGATACAttccatcctcctcctggtcCTGTTGGACCTTCTCCTCCGTACAGTGCTCCTGGACAACCAGGGCCGGTGAGATGATTCAAATCACTTTTATGTGGTCATGGATGTTGTTACAGCACAAACATGTCTTTATGTACATGTTGCAGTGTGTCATAATGTAGCCGTTCATCAGACGAGCAGTTCATATTTGGGGGTGGGTCTGTATCCTATCAGTTCATTGTTGATTTCCAAGGGGGCGGTATTAACAGTGGCAGAACAGAGCTACAACCCATCTGAGGAGCTGAATGTGCGATGTAGTGCAGAGCGACCAATGCAAACTGATCACAGCGTGCAGTTTGTTTAATACTGTCTGGATTACAGACCTCTGCACATTAGTGTCAGCCATGTCGTTAGTTAATGAAATTCTTTAGCAGTGCTGCTATTGGCTACTCCACCATCAGTCATTGTATCGAACCCGTCCCATTTTAGCAAAATGGTCGTGATTGGCCCAACCAGGCTCAGGACAGGTGGAAATGGGTCTGAATGGGAGGGGGGAGAGTGAAGAAGAACgagctctgtgattggtcatgtGTCCAGGCTTGTGCCCAGTGTTAATAACAATAAAGTCGTAAGTTGTTGGTGCTTTGTTACTAAATTAACAAGTGTTCTTCTGTGTTTGCAGGCGTACTACCATGGCCCTAACCCCAGCATGGTAAATAACACGCATTTATTACATCACTGTAGTGATAAATAACTTCATGGTCAACAAGCCTCAGTATGACCTGGAAAATTACTGGTGAACTGACTGTGTAATGCATCTGTTCTTGTGtacacgtctgtgtgtgtggttgtgtgctCCTGAATAGGGTCCTACAGTCTATCCTCCGCCTCCAGTTGCTGGCCCAGGACAGTGGAACGGCCCCCCACCCTCACCTGTTAGTATCATGCTCCAAGCGTTCTTTCTTAAACATCGGTAGACTTGATGGGCCCAGCCTGGCCAGGCTCGTGCTCTGTGTTCCTCTGGACTCcttatttcctgtgtgtctccctctACAGGGTTTTAACCCAGCTTACCCACCCCAGAACCCTGGCTATCCTGCTGGTCCAGTTATGGGCGTCCCTGCCCAGCCTCCATATTGGAATGGTCCACCACCAGGCCAGTATCCCCCCGGACCTGGAGCTCCAATGGTACAATCTTTAGCTTTGTGGAATGTCACAGAGGATGTCATCTTacttgacatttgaccttttggCTGCATTACATCACCTATGCTGACCGTAAACTGCAGGAGTTTACaaagttctgtgtgtttttgtagaaCCACACAAATGGTTTTAAATTATGTGTGAGTCAGTATAAGTGTTGAGAATAATAAGCAGAGATGTCCCAAAGCTGTTTTTTGATCCTTTATAATAGATATCTGCCAAGTCTGATCTGATATTATTGATCATATTTACATTCCCTGCTCAATAAGGAAGTATACAAATGATTTGAATTGCTGATATAACATAGAATTTGTAAAGCTAAGAACCATTTATTACTTTCCAcgttttttaataattttggAGCTCAGGTGTTTATACACAGACAACAAACAGACCAACATTCCTCTCCAAAGCTCCATAGCATTTTCTCTCTATGACCACTGTGGgtctccatccatctttttactgaaaaacaaacaaactgaagaaacaaTATTTGTAGCAAAATGAAATGAGTGAATCCAACCCCTGCATAAACAGACATTAACTTCTTTAAATCTTAATGCACTGCTACGTTTGACATGCAATAAACCAACCAGAGTGCTATCtcccattccctttaaaagTCAGGTGAGCTTTTACCTTGGTGGACTGATATTATAACCTGAACCTTTTTGACCCATTCGCCTGGCACAGTGACCTTTTTAAACTATCAGAAGTGGATTTGGACATATCCTAAATAACTTGAGCCGTAGCATTAAACACATTGCCCCAGTACCCATTAATTTGCATTATAATAAAGGGAGCTATAATGCTAGTACGAGCAGGTATATTAACTACTATTTCCTCTGCCTCATATGTTGTCATCtttcatcatttgtttgtgagcaaaattacacaaaaacaactgaatgaatttccccaaaacttggtggaaggatgagacatggcCAAGGAAAAACTCATTAATTGCAATTCCAGATCAGAGGGCAGGTCCAGAATTATTTTCTTTCCAATTTCTTTTAGGTTGTGAGATAGAACGTTTTTCTGCATTTGTCTTGATacctcagagaataattcatggatcttgatgaaaaaagtcagATCCcctgtttaggggactgatatttatttagtgtttgcaatttggtgcagattcaacaaaaaatctggatctagtgaatttgaatgtggtttcatgaggagactgTTTGACCTTGGCGGTGGTATGAACTCCACTGAGTGACTTTCTAGATTCCATCTGAATCTGTATCAATACTCAGGTTTTAGAAGCTAATTATGAGTTTTTGGggataaatgctgtttttagTCAATTATTACTACATCCAGCCATCAAGTGGTTGCACACCGCTGTGTTTCAGAATGAGAATGAATTTAACAATTATTGTGATGCAGTTTTCAGTCTTCACTCTTAGGTCAGGACAGAGAGGTGTGAAAACAACCTTCAGCTTATCTGTGACCTGTAAACCTGCAAACATCACTTGTGTACAATCAGATTTAAGAATATGTCCATCAGTGAATGCAGCTCAGTGTGGAAATGACCCAGCAGCTCACCCTGCTACTGCTGCGTGATTCCCTGAATAtgataacagtgtgtgtgtgtgtgtgtgtgtgtgcgtgtgtgtgtgtttgcggtgTGTATGTAGGGCTATGCTCCAGCTCCAGTCATGTATAGCGCTGCTCCACCAGCATCAGCCAGTGAACCTTTTAAAGAAGAGGTCAAGATGGAGAATATGGCTTCCTCACCTGCGGAACCGCTGCTGACTTTACCACCGGTAGggtagacacagacacacacacagacctgataTTAACgtccatcctgagtgatctgatcacaagtggacagctctaagtgaGAACACACCTAAGACacattgaggacacatttgaggtccgatcactcagaccacattaggaggtggccacattcttttatcAGTGGCATGAATGTGTCCCGGGCCACATCACATTGAGGGACCACCTTCTCTGCttcagtttcataatgaaccagaAGCATTTTTTACAattctcagtgtttcacatacaGTGAATTATTTGTTGCCATAACCACAATATTAACAATCTGTCAGACATTGACTTTCTACTTTACATTCTGTTGTCCTGCTTTTCTGTGTTCTGTGTACAACTGCGCATGTATAAAAAAAAGCCACCATCTCCACTAATGATTGAACTCATTGATATTGGGGGACACTGTTAACGTATTTTATTATAGTccttttatcacttttttttctcaaacttgTTCAatgtgtcagtcagtcacagaccccccaaaaaactttaACCAACTCTGTTCAGAATGTCCCGAGAACTAAGAGATACTGAGGATGACACAGCTCTGCCTgtgttaaaaagaaataaagcatcAATTTTAATGATAAATTCCTTCTAATATAACAACACTGTCAAACTGATAAGATACTAGTCACTCACAGacagtatatttattttgttgtcagaCGATAGCTGATCATAAATCTGTACTGTCTACGTGAAAGAACTTAACCATGTATGTCATGTCTGTGTATTTCTCCGCACTGACTCAATTCGTCACACGAGTGTATAGTGTGTCTGGGGAGAGCTTTCAGTGATCTGGAGGTAGGGCAGGAAAGTTAGTTTAGTCTTCAATCAAAGAGCAAACACATGGTGGGC
Protein-coding regions in this window:
- the wu:fc21g02 gene encoding uncharacterized protein wu:fc21g02; this translates as MDSDDEYWVTPLLENNTVRMQVDTGPDEQSHLKNLDATPQRLEVYGLRVLKDKCEFFQPPVEYLGHVIDSTGLHKALSKVRAIVEAPSPKNHSTLSSLRSVRIVRTLPCLHFTDTLTCITATQPRHTNLHHCYTTQTHEPASLLHNPHSPSTDGRTTEEMMWTVVMLLAAALSVESYGVHDHESLAHGRQLKIYLSKSCEKLEFTPADGPSRTLVYWEKSRSRTTKGKVSGTGTDRRWYLDKVTYDDQGTFVQRDFWHKEISIFRVAVTKRQNYLKCVAGESLYISLEGIDLADADLAFSGEDANITLVRDGAPVSRDLPDYWDRVQTHSMNIEIKHVNYSDQGHYSLRDRKSRLVSVTRMDLTDRHEHTEGNPLMALLLLLGIPAGICCCCRKKIFKKKGSNAGTLQMTPDTFHPPPGPVGPSPPYSAPGQPGPAYYHGPNPSMGPTVYPPPPVAGPGQWNGPPPSPGFNPAYPPQNPGYPAGPVMGVPAQPPYWNGPPPGQYPPGPGAPMGYAPAPVMYSAAPPASASEPFKEEVKMENMASSPAEPLLTLPPAEASCPVAPVHPSSTNTLSSSDAQKFQISGTDSSTNFL